One genomic region from Saprospiraceae bacterium encodes:
- the guaA gene encoding glutamine-hydrolyzing GMP synthase: MHEQVLILDFGSQYTQLIARRIRELNIYCEIKPFSQYQINEHTKAVILSGSPCSVKDENPLRIPLEDLLGKVPVLAICYGAQLLADSLGGEVVKSDHREYGKAQLNLVGTADRFFDGVKAGSQIWMSHADTIKKIPSNFTLLASTESIPVAAFKSEAYMAPVYAIQFHPEVTHSLQGKKILENFLIHIAGFKGDWTPAVFIEEQVAKIKEAVGDEHVLLAISGGVDSTVAAALIHRAIGKNLHGVYIDHGLMRKGETAQVMKVYEEHGFNVKSINASTHFLEALKGVSDPEQKRKIIGKAFIDVFEKEATSLSEVKWLAQGTIYPDVIESVSVHGPTVTIKSHHNVGGLPEKLHLKVLEPLRMLFKDEVRKIGHELGIPDSILKRHPFPGPGLAIRILGDISQDKIDILQKADEIYISLLKKYELYDAVWQAGAILLPVRSVGVMGDERTYEFTLALRAVNSMDGMTAEWSKLPYEFLAEVSNEIINKVKGINRVVYDISTKPPATIEWE, from the coding sequence ATGCACGAACAAGTATTAATTCTTGATTTTGGCTCTCAGTACACCCAGCTCATTGCCCGTAGAATTAGGGAGCTTAATATTTATTGTGAAATCAAACCATTTTCTCAATATCAAATCAATGAGCATACTAAGGCTGTCATCCTTTCCGGCAGCCCTTGTTCTGTCAAGGATGAAAACCCCTTACGAATTCCGTTGGAAGACCTATTGGGGAAGGTACCGGTTTTAGCCATTTGTTATGGGGCTCAATTATTGGCTGATAGCTTAGGTGGTGAAGTGGTCAAATCAGACCATAGAGAATATGGCAAAGCCCAATTAAACCTGGTGGGAACGGCTGACCGCTTTTTTGATGGGGTCAAGGCGGGGTCTCAAATTTGGATGTCTCATGCAGATACCATCAAAAAAATACCTTCCAATTTTACCTTGCTTGCTTCGACTGAATCTATTCCGGTAGCGGCTTTTAAATCTGAAGCTTACATGGCTCCAGTATATGCTATTCAGTTTCATCCTGAAGTGACTCACTCTCTGCAAGGAAAAAAGATACTAGAGAACTTTCTTATCCATATCGCCGGCTTTAAGGGCGATTGGACTCCCGCTGTTTTTATTGAAGAACAAGTAGCAAAAATTAAAGAGGCTGTAGGTGATGAGCATGTTTTGCTCGCTATTTCCGGAGGAGTGGATAGTACGGTAGCTGCAGCGCTGATACACCGTGCTATTGGAAAAAACCTACATGGGGTGTATATCGACCATGGTTTGATGCGGAAAGGCGAGACAGCCCAGGTCATGAAGGTTTACGAGGAACATGGTTTTAATGTCAAATCGATCAATGCATCGACTCATTTCCTCGAAGCACTCAAAGGGGTCTCTGATCCTGAGCAAAAGCGCAAGATTATTGGAAAAGCTTTTATAGATGTGTTTGAAAAAGAAGCTACCTCCCTGAGTGAGGTCAAATGGCTTGCACAAGGGACCATCTATCCGGATGTGATCGAATCCGTTTCTGTACATGGCCCGACGGTGACGATAAAGTCACATCACAATGTTGGGGGATTACCTGAAAAATTGCACTTAAAAGTACTTGAGCCGTTGAGAATGTTGTTTAAGGATGAAGTCAGAAAGATAGGTCATGAATTGGGCATACCCGATTCTATATTGAAGCGTCATCCTTTTCCGGGTCCTGGTCTAGCTATCAGGATATTGGGCGATATCAGCCAGGACAAAATAGATATTCTTCAAAAAGCTGATGAGATCTACATATCACTGTTGAAAAAATATGAACTCTACGACGCTGTCTGGCAGGCTGGCGCTATACTCCTGCCCGTGCGTTCAGTCGGAGTGATGGGCGATGAAAGGACTTATGAATTTACCCTGGCATTGCGTGCGGTAAATTCGATGGATGGCATGACCGCTGAATGGAGTAAATTGCCTTATGAATTTTTGGCGGAAGTCTCCAATGAAATAATAAATAAAGTTAAAGGGATAAATAGAGTAGTTTATGATATCAGCACAAAACCGCCAGCTACCATTGAGTGGGAATAA
- the nusB gene encoding transcription antitermination factor NusB, translating into MQILFAKNRDPYLLETHLPKIFDQSIQNSFNLYLFQLYLVQHICKQAKNVADKIQNKYLPSVDDKNFVPVLYENELIQSLVQNKKLQKLFDKGGFVQWVDEDVLKNIYSEFAKLDWYKAYADKATEDKNHLETLLELYRFLRKNVLFNETVEDQLYNWEDDDSLIIGAIKKTLKSLPAKDEFYKEYMLTETDTLAFGKSLLHAVVENDEEYAAIIKPTLRNWEAERVAVVDMILLKMAIAEFLNFESIPTNATLNEYVELSKIYSTPKSKEFINGVLDKIMKDLLQKNLIKKSGRGLLAE; encoded by the coding sequence ATGCAGATCTTGTTTGCCAAAAACAGAGATCCTTACCTGCTAGAAACACACCTTCCCAAAATTTTTGATCAGTCGATCCAAAATTCTTTTAATCTGTATTTGTTTCAATTGTACCTGGTTCAGCATATCTGCAAACAGGCCAAAAATGTAGCAGACAAAATCCAAAATAAATATTTGCCGTCTGTGGACGATAAAAACTTTGTTCCCGTTCTATATGAAAACGAATTGATCCAGAGCCTGGTGCAGAACAAGAAGCTTCAAAAATTATTTGACAAAGGCGGTTTTGTACAATGGGTTGACGAAGATGTACTTAAGAATATTTACAGTGAGTTTGCCAAATTAGATTGGTACAAGGCTTATGCAGATAAGGCTACAGAAGATAAAAACCACCTTGAGACCCTTCTTGAACTCTACCGTTTTCTGAGAAAAAATGTGTTATTCAATGAGACTGTCGAAGATCAACTTTATAATTGGGAAGATGATGATTCGCTCATCATCGGCGCTATCAAAAAAACGCTGAAGTCATTGCCAGCCAAAGATGAATTTTATAAAGAGTATATGCTGACGGAGACTGATACTCTGGCATTTGGCAAGTCCCTTTTGCATGCGGTTGTCGAAAACGATGAAGAATATGCTGCGATCATCAAGCCAACTCTTAGAAACTGGGAAGCTGAAAGGGTTGCAGTGGTAGACATGATATTACTTAAAATGGCTATTGCAGAATTTCTCAATTTTGAATCGATCCCTACCAATGCCACGCTCAATGAATATGTAGAGCTTTCAAAAATTTATTCCACCCCCAAAAGCAAAGAGTTCATCAATGGAGTATTGGATAAGATCATGAAAGATCTCCTTCAAAAGAATTTAATTAAAAAGTCCGGCAGAGGGTTACTCGCAGAATAA
- a CDS encoding DoxX family protein, with the protein MTLSTLIFAFATIGLLLTYIFGKWVKKPDHWWLSFLKNFVGVWFIFSGFVKAVDPMGTAFKMEQYFAAFQQTFEATKASFLVPLFSSLSHYTVSFSIFMILLEILLGVALIIGYAPKLTAWILLILLIFFTKLTGFTYLTGYVPSNSNFFDFSAWGDYEPLQMRVSDCGCFGDFLKLDPKVSFFKDLFLLIPGVLFVIWAKAKHQLWTVGVRRGIMVISLLVSLLFCSYNTFMNEPIWDFRPFRNGADIATTRKMELDAAQAVQIEKAQVKNKKSGEILSVPYATYMKEFKKYPKEDWDTKFVYGESTVTKTKVSEFQILDEHGTDVTLDILNNEGYSLMVNAYKIHGNTITVDKVQTDSIFIDSLVIQNKDTVRLKIFAGTNQVTNKVDQFEPTKADFDIFDQQINPLVNVLTKEGIKTFAVTGGLGSSHMNDFAQKINAAYPIYQADDILLKTIMRSNPGLILWKNGKIIQKWHYKQLPSLEELRALMK; encoded by the coding sequence ATGACGCTGAGTACATTAATATTTGCTTTTGCCACCATTGGCCTGCTTTTGACTTATATTTTTGGCAAATGGGTGAAGAAACCTGATCATTGGTGGTTATCCTTTTTAAAGAATTTTGTAGGGGTCTGGTTTATCTTTTCAGGTTTTGTCAAGGCGGTGGATCCGATGGGCACTGCCTTTAAAATGGAACAGTATTTCGCAGCATTTCAGCAAACATTTGAAGCGACTAAGGCCAGCTTCCTGGTGCCTTTATTTTCCAGTTTATCTCACTATACAGTATCGTTTTCGATTTTTATGATCTTGTTGGAGATACTTTTGGGAGTAGCCCTCATCATTGGATATGCTCCTAAACTCACCGCTTGGATATTGCTTATATTATTGATCTTTTTTACGAAACTCACCGGTTTTACTTATTTGACCGGATATGTTCCGTCCAATTCCAATTTTTTTGATTTTAGTGCCTGGGGAGACTACGAACCTCTTCAAATGAGGGTATCAGATTGTGGTTGTTTCGGTGACTTTCTCAAGTTGGATCCTAAAGTTTCCTTTTTTAAGGATCTATTCTTGTTGATCCCCGGTGTCCTATTTGTGATTTGGGCTAAAGCTAAGCATCAACTCTGGACTGTAGGTGTTAGACGAGGCATTATGGTAATAAGTCTGTTGGTTAGTTTGTTGTTTTGTTCGTACAATACTTTTATGAATGAACCAATTTGGGATTTTAGACCATTTAGAAATGGCGCCGATATAGCGACTACCCGTAAGATGGAACTTGATGCTGCACAGGCCGTACAGATTGAAAAGGCGCAAGTGAAAAATAAAAAGTCCGGCGAAATCCTCAGTGTGCCATATGCCACCTATATGAAAGAATTTAAGAAATATCCTAAAGAAGATTGGGATACCAAGTTTGTATATGGTGAGTCCACTGTCACTAAAACTAAAGTCAGTGAATTTCAGATACTAGACGAGCATGGGACTGATGTTACATTGGATATTTTAAATAACGAGGGATATTCGCTGATGGTCAATGCTTATAAAATACATGGTAATACTATAACTGTAGATAAAGTACAGACAGACAGTATATTTATTGACTCTTTGGTAATCCAAAATAAGGACACCGTGCGATTGAAAATCTTTGCAGGAACGAACCAAGTCACAAATAAAGTGGACCAATTTGAACCTACCAAAGCAGATTTTGACATTTTTGATCAGCAGATCAATCCGCTGGTGAATGTGCTCACAAAGGAAGGAATAAAGACTTTTGCGGTAACTGGCGGATTAGGGTCTAGCCATATGAATGATTTTGCACAAAAGATTAATGCAGCTTACCCAATTTATCAGGCAGATGATATCCTTTTAAAGACAATTATGCGATCTAATCCAGGTCTGATCTTATGGAAAAACGGAAAAATAATTCAAAAATGGCACTATAAACAATTGCCGAGCCTGGAAGAGCTTCGTGCGTTGATGAAATAA